GCATGAGCCGCCTAAGGGCCGGCAATGAGAGAACCTCGGCAACGTTTGCAATAAAACCCTTCGGGAAGGACTCTCGTTTCCTAGATTCACCCATAAGCGACCCGTTCCTCTGGACTGTCGGCGAGGATCGAATGGATCCTTTCGTGTTAGGGAGAAGTACTGCGATACCTAGAGCCACCCCCAGAACACCCCAGTACGGAAGATATGCATGTCGCCAGTTTCTCGATGCCAACATCCCACCCAGAGTCGGAAAGCTTGTCGTTCCAACGGTGAGCACGGCAGCGTTGTACCCGATATAGCGGGTTCGCGTTATGCCTTCGAGTAGGTCTCCAAGCGTTACCACGACGAGATTTACCAAGCCTGCTGAGCCAATTCCCTGCAAAAGCCTGAGCATAAGGAGGATCTTGAAGTCCGGGGCAAACATGCAAGCCCCACCGGCCAACCCATGCAGGACGAGTGCTGGCGTCATAACCGCTTTGCGTCCATAACGATCCGCCAGATAGCCGATTACCGGCGCCGCTATGACTCCGGGAAGCGTGTAGATCGAGAGAATCAGGGCGCCGGAAGTAGGTGATACTCCCAACGATTCCGACATAGAGGGAATCGAAGGTGGAACCAGAGTCGGTCCGGATACACCTGCAAGCGTCACAGAGAATAAAAGGAAAAGTTGGGAGCGAGAAAGTCTTGGAGCGTTCGGGCGACAGGCCACTAAGCGTCTTCACCCCGTCTAACGCGTGCCTCCAGCTATGCTGCGAGTAGCCCGTGCCTCCTCTAGCAACGACCGGGCAATCGACATTCTGTGAACCTCTGAAGGTCCGTCGTAAATTCGAAACGCACGCACGTCGGCGTAGAACGCTCCAACCGGTGTATACCTTGTTATCCCTAAACCTCCGAGAATTTGAACTGCTCTATCGATCACCCTTCCAACTGCCTCAGCGACGTACACCTTGCACATAGAGGTCTCCCTTCGAGCCTGATCCCCCTGTGACAATCGCCACGCAGCATGGATGGTCATAAGTCGGGCTGCGTGCAAATCAATCCAGGAGTCTGCGAGCATCCACTGCACGGCCTGAAAATCACCAATGGGATGGCCGAATGCTTCGCGTTCTACTGCCCTCCGTGCGGCAATCTCGTAGCAACGTTGCGCTGCGCCGATCCACCTCATGCAGTGTGTGAGCCGTGCCGGGCCGAGTCTGAACTGCATGAGGGCAAATCCCTTGCCTCGCTCGCCCAACATTGCAGCTCGGGGAACGCGGCACTCCTCGAGGTCGACTTCGCAGTGGCCCCCCTGACCTACCGAGCCCACCACAGGAATCTTGCGCTTGACTACAAAGCCAGGGTTGTCTGAGTCGACTAAAAACAGACTAGTGCGGTCATGCGGTGGAGCACTTGGATCGGTCACGGCAGCAACAATCGCAAACGACGCTCCATAAGCTCCCGTGGTAAACCACTTCCTCCCTTGAATTACCCAATCGTCGCCGTCTTGCACCGCTATCGTTTGCATCATTGTCGGATCGGCGCCCGCTCCCGGCGCAGGCTCGGTCATCGCAAAGCAAGATCTCACTCGTCCCTCGACCAACGGAAGAAGGTAGCGTTGCTTCTGGTCTTCAGTCCCCCAGTGAAGAAGGAGGTGCATGTTTCCCTCGTCTGGTGCAGCACAGTGGAGGGCGAGTGGCCCAATGGGACTCCGCCCTGCCTCCTCGAAAAGGGCGCACATTCCGATAAATCCCATACCTTGGCCGCCGTACTCTTTCGGCATATGAGGAAGGTACAGACCTCTTTTTTTGGCTTCTGCTCGCAATCGATCAACAATTCGAGCCGTCGTATTTTCCTCCTCCTCCACGCCTCGTAGCGCTGCCTCTAACACTTCAGTTTCAGCTGGAATGACCGACTCCTCCACGAACGCGCGAACACGGTTCTTTAGCTCTCGAATCTCGGGGTCAAAATAAAAGTCCATGCGCTCCTCCGATCAGCGACTATCCCAGAATGGTCCTATCTCAAAAGGCGAATCCGACTGAACCTATTGTTGCTTCGGACACAGAAGCCAGGGAAAGTTAGGATGTATGCCAACTAGTTAGTCGCGTCGCGCGGTGCGCTCGTGTTCGCATCGCGGCTTGACTCCGACAGTCAGTCCCGAACCATTTCCAACTGCCTAAATACTCCAAAATGGATCCTGGCATGCCGCATACAAAAACATGAAGTCTGCGAAACGGAAGAGCTTTTGGGGATGGGGGTGGGAGGATTTTGCGCTCAACGACGATCAAGCGGGAAACATTGCCGCGGCTGCCTACGCGCGGATGCAAAAACGAAGCGGTGGCGAGAAGCCAGCCATCCTCCCGATCCCTAGACTCGAGGATATACGGCTACGTCCGCCTAGAATATCCCCACCCGAAAATCTTGCCCACCTCTTCACCGCCGATTTATACCAGCGAGCGTCTCACACATACGGGAAGTCCTTCAGGGATGTACTGAGGGCACTAGTAGGCAACTTTGAGCACGCCCCCGATTACGTCGCCATACCACGTAAAGATGCGTATGAAAAAGACCTCTTTGCAATCCTCGAGTGGTGTTCGCAAGCCCGTGTTGCGGCGATCCCATATGGGGGAGGCTCATCGGTAGTCGGCGGAGTTGAGCCTCTTGTATCGGAAGATTACGCTGGCACTGTCTCGATCGACTTGCGACTGCTTTCCGGGGTCGATGAGATCGACCACAAATCACGTGCGGCCTGCATACGAGCTGGGTCGCTGGGACCGGATATCGAGGATCGGCTAAGACCTCATGGACTCACCCTCCGACACTTCCCCCAGTCTTTTGAGTTTTCCACCCTAGGAGGGTGGATCGCGACTCGATCGGGAGGACACTACGCCACCCTTTACACTCACATCGACGAATTCGTAGAGGCCCTCGAAGTACTCACACCTCGTGGACTCGTAGTAACCCGAAGGCTACCCGGATCCGGAGCCGGGCCTAGCCCAGACCGCATGTTCATCGGGTCTGAGGGAACACTGGGGATAGTCACAAAAGCGTGGATGCGACTGCAAAGGCGCCCGACGTTCAGAGCTGCGGCAGACGTACGATTCAACGACTTCGGTCAGGGGGTGGAGGCAGTCCGTGTGATCTCTCAGTCGGGTTTGTATCCCTCGAACTGCCGGCTTTTAGATCCACTTGAAGCACTTCTTGGGGGCGGTGACGGAAAAGTATCGATTCTCGTGCTCGCGTTCGAGTCCGCTGATCATCCAGTGGAAGGACTCTTGCACCGCGCTATCGAGATCGCAAAAGAACACGGAGGCAAGTGTCCGCACGAAGCCGTCCGCATCCAACGTCCCGGCGACGAGTCGTCCGCAGCTACTGGTGGGGCCGCAGGCAGCTGGAGGACAGCCTTTTTACGAGCGCCCTACGGCCGAGACGCGCTCGTCCGCGCTGGATTTGTTACGGAAACATTCGAAACAGCTGTCACCTGGCAGAGCTTCTGGCAGATGCACGAGGCAATTATGGCGGCGGTGCAGGCTACAATCGATGAGGTCTGCGGGGATGGATGGATCGCTTGTCGATTTACTCATGTCTACCCAGATGGCCCAGCCCCCTACTACACAGTGGTTGCTACCGGACACGTGGACCCAATGTCACGCCTGTCTCAGTGGAAAGAGATAAAAGAGGCGGCCTCCGAGGCAATCCTCTCATTTGGAGGAACAATTTCGCACCATCACGCCGTCGGGCGCGACCACAGACGCTGGTACGAGATCCAGTCGCCGCTCCTGTATCGAGAGGCGCTTCGGGCTGCCAAAGCAGCTCTGGACCCCTCTGGCATCCTTAATCCAGGCGCACTAATAGATCCTTTGCCTTCTTCTGCGTAGCCTTCATCCTCTAGACAGAGGAGCCGCAGACTGCAACTCCTTTAGGATCCGATTCCGCTCATCTAAAAGCTCGATTGCTTTACCCCCAATCTCCTTCATTCGCTCATTTACATTGTCAATGTCAATCTCGGATGGGTCGTTGTCTCCCAAGAACAAAAGAGAGCATCTGACGACAGGGCGCCCAGTAGCGCGCCATAGGGCAAGCGCATATGCCGAGACCTGATAGCTGTAGTGCAAAACGAGCGTTTCTCGATCTCTGGCAGATTGGAGCGAGTCAGTCTTGTAGTCGGCAACGACGAGTCCGTCGTCTCTTTCGAGCACTAAGTCGGCATATCCCTCTATTGCCACGGCTTCATCGATCGGAGAACAGACGTAGACTTCCTTGAAATGCCGGCAAAACGCTGCCTCCTTGGGTGTGCGGAGTTGCAAAGCCTTTGTGACCAGATCAATAACCAATGACTGGGGAGGAGCTTGGGAGCCAAGAGTAAAGAGGGTCTCAGAAACGGCAGACAAAATCGCTCTTTCGGGAGCCGCCAAATCAGCGGTCAGATCGAGTCTAGCAAGCGCCTCGTGGACCGCCCTTCCAACGGCCAACGGGTCAACATGTCCCCGAGTTCCTGAACGTGTTCGACTGGAGCTTCCAAAATCATAGGGCGCCAAGAGCTGAGCCACCTCGGTAGCGGAGAAAATAGGGGGTCGCAGGGCAAGACCTCCTTGGACCCTGGGGAGAATTTGCAATGCGAGAGGTGTTGCTCGACGTCGATCATGTGAGGTGGAATCTCCATCTACCACATCGAGGGGGGGCTCCTCGGAACTGCTGTGTCTAGGACGATTCTCATACTTCATAGATGACGCAACAGCCAGAGAAACACGATCCCTGTCGGCGCGGTCCGCTTTTGTCGGAGTAAACGTTGGTTCCCACCGTAGACGGCCCCAAGAACGTTCTTCGTAGACTGGGTCTCCCTTCGCAACTTCGCTTTCTTCTATTCGTGGGAGCAGTTCAGCGATGGCTCGATCGACAGAGAAGCTTGATGGCTTTTTGTTTTTCTTGTAGCCCTTTGCATAACGGCTCACCACCAGATAGTCACGCGCTCGAGTAAAGGCAACATAAGCGAGGCGGACCTCCTCTTGAGCAGTTTGATCCTGCTTTGCTATTTGCAGCGAGGAAAAGCCTTCGGTCTCTATGCCAAGATCTTTTGCGCCAAGCCTCAGCTCGACAAAGTTGTCGCCACCAACGAGAACGTGCTGGGGCGGGACGCCAGAAGTCTTTATCGCCGTACCAATGGCAAAAACGATCGGAAATTCAAGGCCCTTGGCCCCATGAATAGTAAGCACTCGGACAGCATTCTCGTCGGGTCCTGCGAAGACATTCTTTCCTACCTCACTTCCTTCTTCCCGCATGATCTCCATCCAACGCAGATACTCCCGGATCGACCGGCCGCCTTCTTCGAAAAACCTACGGGCGTCGTCTATAAGTAGCCGGTAGCGTCGCCAGCGCTCCCTATAAGCCTTATCGAGGAGCGCTCCTTCCAAAATCCGTTGCGCCCTAAGAATCCGCTCTAGAAGTCGGGGCAGCGGGGTGTATCGGGACTCTTCGTGAAGGGACCTGATCATATCCATGCACGCGGCTACATACGCTTTACCTGTTGGCTTTCGACTAGCGTGACCGTCATTGTCAGATCCCGTAGAAGTTCTTGAGGGTTCTAGCCCAGATGTGTACTGCCAGCAACGGTCCGTATTACCGCAAGCTACGTAGTACTCCAGTAAATCTTGGTCGCTGCAAGCGAAGATCGAGGACTTGAGCGCTGCCACGACTGAAACCGCGTCGAACGGATCCTCTATGCACGCAAGAATAGTCGAGATGTCATGTGCTTCCTGTGTCGAGTACAGCAGCTCTCCTGTCTCCAGACGGTACGGGATCTCGTATTCCTCGAAACTCCTCTCGAGAGCTGCCAGCCAGGTCCTGCCCCTAATCAAGACAGCTATGTCGCTAAATCTTGGGTGATCCACAAAACCACGACCATCCGAAGCAATCCTCTCTACACGCCAGCCCCCTTGCCCGTCAGCCCCTGTCGCCTCCAGAATAAGCGAGGCGACATGAGACATCTCTTCGTCTCTCACGTGTTCTGCAGAGCCAAATCTAGGGCCGCCGATTACTATCACTCGGGGAGCGGTCACTGGCTCCAAAAGAGTGTCTGTGGACTGCTCCACTTCCTTTGCCACAGTTCTCGCTGCTAGAAGCGGGACGAACTTCACAAGGTTCTCAACGCCTGCGGGACTGAGTCCGCCGTGTTGACCGTCATTGTCACTCTTATCGGGTTGGCCTTCTGATCCCGTGTATTGCTGAGGGTTCATCTTTCCAGAGAAAGCAGTTGCAAAGACTTCGTTTACGAACCCCACGATCTCGGGATGACACCTAAAGTTCGCTTGGAGCTGGCGGACGTAGCTTGACCACCTATCGGAGATCCGCTTCAGCACCGCTGGCTCGGCGCCCCTAAACGCATAGATCGATTGCTTTATATCGCCCACCACAACGAGCCGCCCGTCAGGAGGATCGGGCATATGCTGGTGGGATAGAACGCACTCGTCACTGGTCCGACTCCCACCTGTCATTACGCCGGAACACAGCCCCATGAGCGAAAAAATGAGTAATACCTGCAAAGAGTCGGTGTCCTGGAACTCATCGACAAGAAAGTAAGAGTATCGGCTGGGGAGCCGTTGTCTAATGTCGGGGCGGGTTTCCACAAGCTCAAGAGATATCGCCAGAAGGTCGTCGTAGGTAAGCTCACCAGTAGCCCTCCTGCTACGCGCTTCCTCTGCTGCAAAGCGGGCCAGGATTCCGAGAAATGACTGCGCACAGCGCTGGCCGACTTGTCTGACCGCCTTATCTACGCACTCGGCGATATCCGCTACAGCAGTAGCTTGCGCTCCGGTACACCTCGATGTCCCCACGCTGTTCTTCAGTTTTTTTGTCAATTTGCTGAGCGCTCGCGCGTCAGCTATCAGCCTGTACAGCAAATCCTCAGATGGCTCTTCAGCCAATCCGTGCCGCAGTCGCTCACTGATGCGAATACAGGCAAGTGCAGCCGGTTGCGCGGTTGTTGGAAGTAGCAATTGGATATCGTCGTGCTCTAGAGCGGCGACTGCATCGATTGCTGTGTTCAAAATCCGCTTGATTTCATCGAGAACTGGGGCTAGACGTCCCTCACTGAACTTCCAGAGTGCATCTGCTTGCCATTCTCGGGGATCACCGTCGCCCCTAGAAGAGCCAAGTTGCTTGGGAAGTAAAAGGAGGGCCCAGCTCCGTAGCAACTGGCGAACAAGAGACGACGATTTATAGAAAGGATCGTAGCCGAGACCCAAGAGGATCGCATGGAGCACTCGCCCACTCTCAGTTGTCAGCACTTGAGTAAGATACTCTTTCCACCTCTCCAAAGCTCCCGCCAGATAAATAGCGGGGTCTTGTACGCGAAAGGCGACTGGCACGCCAGCTTGGAGCGGAAACTCGGTTAGAATAGACTGTGCAAAACTATGGATCGTTGAAATCTTCGCAGAATCCAGCCGAGCCAGTACGCTCTCTAATCGACGGCGTTTGGCAGCGTTGCTTGTCGCGCTGGCTTCGGCTGCTTTCAGAAGATTCTCTCGGAGCCGTTCTTTTAGTTCAAAGGCGGCCGCTTCGGTGAAGGTGATGGCGACCAAATTTTCGGGCTCGATTCTTTCCTCTATCAAACCGGTAGTGATCCGATCGACCACCAGCTGAGTCTTGCCGGTCCCAGCCCCAGCCATAACAACGTAGCTACGCTCTAAGCTCTCGGCGATCTCTAGCCGTATGTCGTGGTCCGGCGGCTGCGTCATTTGTCTTGCTCCGGTACAGTTGTGAGCTGGGTGTACCTGACAAATACTGGATCGTTCTCTTTCCTCTTGGCGATGCGTGCCCGGTCTTGAGTACAGACACGGTTGAAGTCGCAGGAATCGCAGTTTTCACCGGGGGAACGGTAACTTTCGGGACCAGGATTCGGAACGAACAGCCCGAAACGGATGCAGTCCACCATCTCCGCTAGAAAGTACTTGACTGCCTCGAGATCGGAGACATCAACACTTCCGGCGTATACGGTGTTCGCCGCCGAGGACAAGTCAATCTGCCAAATCATGCCCCGCATGCGTTTTGGTTGACAATCTTCGAGACGTGCCGAACACAACATGTATAGGGGAATCTGGAGGAATTTACCGCCAGCAAGCAGATCATTGATTTTCACCCCCTCAACGTCTTCGACCTCCTCGGGTTCTAAGGCATCCGACGCTTCGGTAACCTTGTGAAGAACCTTGCCGTACAAATTATGTTTATTAGAGGCGGACCGAGTGGACTTGAAGTCGACGACTACCAGCTCTTCGCCGTGCCCTACGCGGTCGATTCGGTCTGCTCGTCCCCTCACATGAACTTCGTGCCCGTCACGACCCACCACGATTTTCTCGTCAAAGGCGTACTCAAACTTCCAGGGTCGCTGGCCGAAGTTCATCTCGAGGCACTCCTGTACAGCAACAGCGTTTTCAAGGGCACGGAGCAGTTGAGGTTTGATCCTTTCGAGCGAAAAAAAGCCTCCCCCGGGTGCCGCATCCGAAAAGTATTCCTCGAAAACTTCGTCGATAATCTCGCCAAGGCTAGTAAGTCTCTCATCTAACCCTTGGGGACTCTTTTCGTCTGAAGCAAACAATCTATGCAGGACCTCGTGGATAGCACTTCCCAAGTCTTTGCCTTGCACTTCGGAGATGTCTTCGGGTCTGTCCAGGGAGGAGACTGAGAGCACCTGGCCGAGGAAAAACCTGTACGGACAGACAGCCCAGTGCTCAAGAGACGTTGGGCGTACTACATCGGTGTTCGGCACTCCGCCATTTACAGCGACAATGCCCCACCACTCGTTCACATCCCGAGACTCGAGAGCCTCGTGTCGGAGAGCGCGCCTTGCGAGAGATGGCTCGGAAGAGAAAAGGCTGCAGCGGGCAATGGGCACCCCATCTTCCAACTCTTCCAAGATCTCCAATAGGTTGGCTTCTTGCGCTTCGGCCGCTCCCAGCTGTTTTATCCCCGCCTCAAGCGAAGGAACGTACAGATGCCAGTCACCACATTTGCCAGAGTTTAAGTCCTCATTTCGAAGAAGGCGGGGCTCTCGCTTATTTTCGGTAACAGATTCTCCTTCCTCACTGACCTTTGCACGGGCATTGGCCATATCGAGGACCCACCATGAAGCATGTGCGAAGCGAGACTGACGCAAATCGACTATCGGATAACAAAGCACTCTGCGGCGGGCACTCGCCAGAAGCGTATACAGGCGAAGCCGTTGCTCTTGCGGGCTCGGCCCTCGCCTGGAAACCTCGGGCCGACCCAGAACCGCTGCTGCGGGGCGCAACAAGGAATCTTCCGATTCGGGTACAGGAAGTGCGCCCTCTTGCGCACCCACAACTACAACATGGCTCATTGCAGTCCCGGCGAGGTTGTGAAGGGGCCCGACGCCCAGACCTCTTGGCTTTTCTCCTCTATCCCACGGTTCCTCGAGCACTTCTTTGACTTCGGATACAAAGTCATCGAGCGTGACTTGGCCTCCTACCGCATCGAGCCGCGAAAGCGATGTCAATGCCGATACCACAGGTGTCAGGCCATCAACATCCCTCCCCAGCACAAGCGCTGCTCCTTCACGCGTGCCCGCCGCCGGAGCAAGAAGTTTGGTTACCAAATGAGCGATGGCGTCGACCGCCTCTGACCACGAAGGGAGCGATGGATCGTTCGGCTCCTGCGGCGGGGAGAAGCTTTTCGTCTCGAGAAATGCTGCGGGAACCGATGAACACAACATCTCGACGAAGGCGTGGGCAGCCTCGATTGCTGTTTCTCTTCTTGAGCCAGAGTTTATTGATTTTGCTCTGGAGGCCGAAGAATCTCGATCCTTCTCCAACCGTTCCATCCAGACACCAGGACCTGCAACAATCCCTTTCTCTCTGGAGAGCGCATCCCAGTACTCGGGTGTTATCGCGAAGCTTTGTCCGTTGAACTCGAAACGCCGAGCGCTGGGTGGCACGGCAGCGGCAAGAGAAATCACGGCATCCCGCCTAAAACCTGATTCCAAGACGAGAAGCAGCCTTTCGAGAACAGCTCCCGCGACTGTCTCGGAAAGCTTGGTTCGCTCAGAAGCCCAAAACTCGACTTCTGCCTCCTTCAAATAGTCGAACAGCATCTGTTCGTACGGTGAAATAGATGCGTAGGCAATGGCTATCTTGCTGGGATCCACTCCCTTCCTGACCCAACCCTGTGCTATCCGGATTGAGCTCCTGATCTCCTCCTCGGCATCAAAGGAGGTGCAAATTTCGACCAGGGGAGCAGAAGGGGGACTCGTACTGAAGTCATATTTTTCGACACAGGAAATTGCCTCGAGTCCTGCGATGCGATCGAGCACCGTCTCCAAGTAGCTATCTGCGTCAGGATCCCCCGTCGTGCCAGCTATCACATACTGAGGAGAAACTCTAGAAAGCGAGGCGATAAGTCTTTCTTCTCTGTAGCTGAGACCCATTGGTAAGTACCAGATAGGCACAGGTATATCTGTCACTGCCTTATCCTCGAGGGCCTTTTGGGCGGAGACAAATAAGTCAGCCGGAGAGAGATATTCAGCAGCTAAAGCTCGCTTGTACTCAAGAAATGCTTCGATCACCATCACGGTGTCATAGGGAATGCCATGGATCGCCGCGGCACTCACTAGATTTGTAAGTTCTTCTCTGTCGGCATACTCGTCTAGTCGCCTGAAGCTCTCCACAAGCGCGTCGATGCTTCGAGGGGACCGGAGCATCTCGGTCTGATCTACTCCCAGAAAACCGCTAAATCTTGATGGCCTCGCTCGCGATACTTCGTCGACTGCTTTCCTAGCGAACCACCGGCTCGTAGAGGTATCGAGGGTACGTCTCGATCCAGTGAGTCCGGCCATTCCAGCGAGGTGTGAGGCAAGGCGAAGCGACGTACCGAACATTACGTTGACGAACCCCCTCCGCGTTCCGATTGCCAACGCGCGACGAATAGAAATCTCTGCTTCTCTGGAGGGAGCAACGACGAAGACCGGACGAAATGCGTCATCATCCTTGCATTGCGCGATAACCAATGCCAGCGCTTCGAGGGACTTAGGTCCTACTGAGCACTTAATAATCTTTATCACCAACGCGCTCCTTTGTTGGTAGGCGGGCTATCATCATGTTCTCGTGCTCAATCCTATGCAAGGGGTACGACAAATCCAGACGAGTCCCGGCTGAGGAAATGAAACGATCGGGCAAAGCATTGTGACGCGAGGAGACATCCTCGCTGTGTATGCACATCCAGACGACGAGTCGTGGTCGTGCGCGGGCCTCTTTTCTTACTATGGCCTACGAGGCCTAGAGTCCCGCCTGCTCACGGCAACATACGGCGAAGCTGGATTCCAGCCTGAAATCGTCGAACGCACTCCAGAACATCAACGGAAAGCGACAAGGGAAGCCGAGCTTGGAGAGGCCGCCCGGATTGTGGGATTGGCAGGATTCGAGATTATAGGCTTTCCCGACGGAGTCCTCGAGAGTTGCCTCGCTGCTTTAGAGCAAGCGGTAGCAGAGAGAATGCTGCGTTACCGTCCTCGGATAGTAATCACCTTTGACGAAACAGGGGTTACCGGTCATCGGGACCACATTGCGGTACACGCTGCTACCACTGCTGCCTTTGCCAAGGTAGCTCCGCCAGGATCCCGCCTCCTCTACAACATTCTTCCCGAGCGAGTCAATGCTGTGGTCACAGCGGCCGTTGGTTCAGAGAGCCCGGGGAATCCGGTAGAAAGGTTTGTTATCAAAAAGTGGAACGGGCCTCCTCCCCAAAAAGATGGCTCGGCAGGAGCATTTTGCGTACCAGACGACCGCATTGCCGTCGTCCTTGATGTCAGGGCTTTTGTAGATGCAAAGCGAGATGCGATTCTCGCTCACCGATCGCAGGTCGCAGGATCGTCATTCTTATCGCAACTCCCCAAAGGTGTACTAGAGGCCTTCCTGGGATGGGAGTACTTTCAACTAGGCGCTGGTCCTGCCTACCCCAAGCTGCCGGCTCGAGATGTCTTTGAAGGAATGGATCTAGACTGAGCCTCGGCAACAGGGCGGTCACTTCGCAGACGGCAAAAGAGCGCATCCACGCTTAAACCTTTTGTGCCGGGGAGTCAGCCGCACCCCGGGGCAGCCTCAACCCATCCTGACTTTCTCGGGTCCCTTGTTCTTGAAAGCGTCCTGGAACTGACGGAGCGCTTGCAGGTCGAAGTTTCGGCAAGTCTGGCTCCGACCCCAAGCGGTGATCACCATGCGGGCACCACCCGGCAGGGGCTCCGAACGAGGAACAGCCACCATGAATGACTTCTTCTCGGAAATCGCATCCTTGAGCCGCTCGGCAACCTCTTGGTCTCCCTCGTTGTACCAAATCACGATCTGTCCATGCTCCAAACTGTGAGTCGTGAGCTCTTTTGGAATCTCCGTGGTATAGAAGCCATCGTCTGGCGGAGGCGGAGTTCCCCAGTGCTTGCCACCCGCGGGAGGATCTTGAGGATACGAGATGGGTTGGCCTTCGGGTACGTGCTCCCGGTCGTCTACCTGAAAAGTCTTGATAGGATCGCAATTCTCGGTAGCCCCGTCGTTAGGAAGCGTAATCTCGCCTCGAGGCTTGTTTATGGCAACTATAACGATGACTCCTAAGATCACCAGAGCAACGACCACTGCGCCAGTAATGGCATTTTTCCGAACCTTCTGACGCCTCTCTAGCTCCTGTTGCAGCCGCTTTTGAGCCTTGCGCTCGGCCTTGGAAAGCTGTCTCGACCGAGGGTTTGAATTTGCCTTCGTGGCTTGCCCCGAGTTTTTAGCTTCTTTAGTTACCTTTGCCAATTTCTTTCCTCCGAGAGTCCTAAGGGCAAATCCTAAGGAAAGAATCCGTTTCTCACGCCGCGGCCCGCTCCAGGTACTCTTTGGACATTCTGTACGCTTCCTCTATTAGCTCATCACTCTTGGTGAACTCGTCGAACGCCAAGCCTGGGTAATCGGGTTTCGGTAAAACAACCACTCGAGGATCTTCAGAGTACTTCTTGACCTCGCTGAGCCAGCGCTGGCTCTTAGCTATAGAGAAAGCTTGATACATTACGTCCCACGCCGATCTGATGCGACCAGCTTCGACCTCCGAAGAGACATTCAATACGAAAATGCGCCTCACCCCTTTCTCGTCAGCCACTGAGATTGGGACGTTGTCGACGACCCCGCCATCTATAAGCCTCCTGCCCTCGTAATAGACAGGAGGAAATGCTCCGGGCAGTGCGGTGCTGGCCAGTAGTGCTGGTCTTAGTGGGCCTCTGGAAAAGACCACCTCTTCTCCGGTGTCTAGGTCACAGGCGACTACCTT
The genomic region above belongs to Acidimicrobiia bacterium and contains:
- a CDS encoding acyl-CoA dehydrogenase, whose translation is MDFYFDPEIRELKNRVRAFVEESVIPAETEVLEAALRGVEEEENTTARIVDRLRAEAKKRGLYLPHMPKEYGGQGMGFIGMCALFEEAGRSPIGPLALHCAAPDEGNMHLLLHWGTEDQKQRYLLPLVEGRVRSCFAMTEPAPGAGADPTMMQTIAVQDGDDWVIQGRKWFTTGAYGASFAIVAAVTDPSAPPHDRTSLFLVDSDNPGFVVKRKIPVVGSVGQGGHCEVDLEECRVPRAAMLGERGKGFALMQFRLGPARLTHCMRWIGAAQRCYEIAARRAVEREAFGHPIGDFQAVQWMLADSWIDLHAARLMTIHAAWRLSQGDQARRETSMCKVYVAEAVGRVIDRAVQILGGLGITRYTPVGAFYADVRAFRIYDGPSEVHRMSIARSLLEEARATRSIAGGTR
- a CDS encoding FAD-binding oxidoreductase — encoded protein: MKSAKRKSFWGWGWEDFALNDDQAGNIAAAAYARMQKRSGGEKPAILPIPRLEDIRLRPPRISPPENLAHLFTADLYQRASHTYGKSFRDVLRALVGNFEHAPDYVAIPRKDAYEKDLFAILEWCSQARVAAIPYGGGSSVVGGVEPLVSEDYAGTVSIDLRLLSGVDEIDHKSRAACIRAGSLGPDIEDRLRPHGLTLRHFPQSFEFSTLGGWIATRSGGHYATLYTHIDEFVEALEVLTPRGLVVTRRLPGSGAGPSPDRMFIGSEGTLGIVTKAWMRLQRRPTFRAAADVRFNDFGQGVEAVRVISQSGLYPSNCRLLDPLEALLGGGDGKVSILVLAFESADHPVEGLLHRAIEIAKEHGGKCPHEAVRIQRPGDESSAATGGAAGSWRTAFLRAPYGRDALVRAGFVTETFETAVTWQSFWQMHEAIMAAVQATIDEVCGDGWIACRFTHVYPDGPAPYYTVVATGHVDPMSRLSQWKEIKEAASEAILSFGGTISHHHAVGRDHRRWYEIQSPLLYREALRAAKAALDPSGILNPGALIDPLPSSA
- a CDS encoding patatin; translated protein: MGKKRGLTAFVLSGGGVFGALQVGMIRALYEREIYPDLVVGCSVGALNGAVLCQWPGPQGLGRLIRTWGGSTDAHIFSGNRLVRLLLGLRQDHLYARDGLEKLIDSNLVFERIEDLPVRLKVVACDLDTGEEVVFSRGPLRPALLASTALPGAFPPVYYEGRRLIDGGVVDNVPISVADEKGVRRIFVLNVSSEVEAGRIRSAWDVMYQAFSIAKSQRWLSEVKKYSEDPRVVVLPKPDYPGLAFDEFTKSDELIEEAYRMSKEYLERAAA